The region ggtgttccagTGATCATGGAGTGTATAGGGTGGTTTCAGACCGCTCTGGTTGTGTGATTTCAGACTCACATTTTGTGAAGCGCGTTTCCACAGTGAATACACAGGATGGGTCACACATGCTGACCATTCTGGACAAGACTGAAAATCaaagccttagaaaaataagTTTAAATGTAAGCATTTCATTTAATGACATTAAGGTATCGTCTGTATTTTGAATAAtggtttgttgtgtgtttgctgAATGTGCAtgagcccccccccccttttttttgtattgtttttagtATTCTGATGTCAgtacctctttctctctcctgctgTCCACACCAGATGAGGTCATTGAACATGAATCCCACCAGTGTGTCCTCTAAGGTCCAGAAGCTTCCTGTGACTGCTGCATAGCTGTGCATCAGCTCCCGTGTTTTACTCCAGAACAGCAGCTGTTATTGATAATGAATACTAGCCATATGTAACACAGTGTAGGTGCAAAAATGTGCTCAGTTATAACAATTCATTGAAAATGCAACTGATAAATCAACAGATTTTCGAAGTAAGCATTAGGTGCAGCCTTAGATTAGTGTCAGATATTGTAGtcaaagcaacactatgtagtatttttaccttaaaattacagcttcagaattattgtgatgcttctaTGGCCTGttataaggagaatagagcctctgatATTGATACtttggactcagcactgcagaaactaaacTTGAAGGAGGGTAGTATGGCTCTTTATGAAACAGAAAATGGGTCATTCAGAGACTACAACacatttagatatttttttcaTGTTGATCAGTAACAAATCACTTTCCTAGATTTTGCTACTGCGTGGTagtaaaaacaatattttgctcatttaaagcaacactagttAGTGTTTTTACCTTTAAACTTCAGCTTCAGATTGTGATTTTTCTTTGACCTttgatagggagaatagagcctctgtcgatgatactctgggcttagcactgtagaaactgcactatgtaacttttgggggaGGGTAGGTAACTACCCCCTCTTCCTTGATTTCAggccagtgctgtaaatgtgatttacactctgcaactgggcccaggagcaaaaataccaaatattactttgtgttcctttaaggctTTAACCTGGCCCTTGGAAACCCAGATGTCCATTTCATGAAATGAATTATGTGCTTTTCTTATATTTTGTGCATTCTCTTTAGTACTTACTCTGTCACAGGGCAGAGTCTGAAGAGTTGCCCAGAACATTCTCTGATAATCCTTCACTCTCACACTGCATGGTCTCCTACGGACCACTGCCTCCTCAAACTCACGCCATATTTCCTCACAGTCGTAGctgcattttacacacacaggcacacacacacacacacagatgtacaaAACAGCCCAACAACTACAACAGTTTTTGACAGTAATACAGTGCATCTGTACCATAGCAACATAGTTAGCCATCGCTAAACCAAAGTTTACATCGCAAGCACAACCTGCCTGTGGCCTGttcatgaaaaacaaacatgttgtTTAAAAGTTTTAAGATTTCAGACAGAGTTACAGTCCCCTcctgaatgtgagtgaatgtgtgagtgtgtgtcatcctgcgaaggactggtgccccttttgggatgtgttcccaccttgtacccagtgattccgggtaggctctggacccaccatgaccctgaactggataagcacttacaggcaatgaatgaatacatgagtattttaatatttatatcaataaatattttgCCAAAGTTACAGTGTGTTTACTAGAGCAGAGGATTAAGCTACTCTACCCCACCCTAGGTCTGTGGATGTAGTCTGTATCTCACCTGAAACCAGGTTGTATCAGAGTAATGTATTCATAACATCGTCCTGTCACAATTTGTTTTAAGTTTGGGGTGGTCCCAGGCCCAGTGTTTACATGATCAATAAAGAACAGAAGGAAGACCACTCCTATAAATGTGGAAGAGAGACacacatgattaaaaaaatggaaataaaggggaaaaaaactagGTCCATAGCCTACAACATATCAAATGAGGGCATGCCATGTACACACTCATTGCTTATCTAAAAAATGTTGTGAAATCAAGGGTTCACACGAATCCACCCCATTTATATTCATCTCAGtagactttacactagatgctgtaACATTTCTGTGTATATCTGATGGCTTTCAGCCACAACTGAGCTCAGTtggtgatgttggatgattagatcCGGATcagacaccactccagctcatcccaaagatactggctgttgtgccatcactacagagaacacagctccactcctGCACAGCTCAGTGCTAAAAAGCTATATATAGTCCTTGCTTATACTTATCATTCAGAATGGTGatataggctcatgtgcagctgttccagagggTCCCCTGAATTTATATGTTGGGtgcccacaaacacacattttcacaatgttttgaaagtgaaatgcaTTTGCAAAGTGTATGTGCTTTAGTAAGTACTAAATATTTATAAGGGTATATCCTGAGATTTAGATAGGATTTGTTTCtggatttttctttttacaatttCTTTTTACAGAAGtgtcaataaataaattctaAACGACTTACGTtaccttaaaaatacattagTTGCAGTAATTCCTACTTTGCGGTAGACGGTGCACCTACCGGAAATCATTCTTGCTTTTTATTGCCCTCTACCGACAAAATAGCTGTATCACAACTGTAAAAACAACAAGAAAGAAACAGCTAAGCGGCTTTGGTGATGAACAGTAAACTTATAAACAGACCAAGCGGTATTCATCACAGTAGGGATGAAAGCACATCGTATTCTATTGTGAGGACAGTTTGGCCAGTTTCAGCAGGCTCTTTTCACTTTACACTatacattttacaataaaatttAAGTATGTATATCAAACAAGTACTATACTTAAGAACGAATGTAAAACATTAAAGTGAACCATGTTTCAAAAATGGTTGCATTTCTTATTGCAGTGGCAGACAGTTTTTTGAAGTATTCCCAAACCCATGTGCTTATATTTATCACAGCAGCATGACAGATAattatgcagtgccatctgagggctcatAAGTCATGCAAATTCAACATTAATGTCCAGCCTTACCCTATATGTACATGCATTCCTCCAGATTTCCAGAATCATTTCACACTCTTAATACAGAAGATGATGAAAGACCTAAATTCTTTGTAATCTTCCACtgaaaaatgttctgtttgaaCGATTTGACAAAGCTGCACAGGTTTGTACATACACGGGAAATGAAAACAGAGCTCACActaaaactacacaacacagaACTTTATAAAACTGCACTCTTATTTACAACGActaacaataaatcaatcaattcCTTTTTATAGagttttttacaactgatgccAACCAAAGCGTCTTTACAGACTTGGTCAATTGCCCACGTGAGAAACCCGAACTAACAGGCAATAAAGGTTATGCTTAGACCATTTAGACATGTATCATCATGTCATAAGTTGCAATGATAAATAGAGAAAACAACTGAAAGAAAAGCATAGTGCATACCTTCAGGGTAAACTTGCAAAGTATCTTCAGTAGACATCACTGAAGAATTCTGTGGAACAATTCTGAGAAAAAGGGCATCTctccaagtttttttttactagTGTTACAGAACGGGGAGTTGCAGTCTTTAAAATGagtcccacacacacatacacatgcacacacactggctCCCATGACTTCAATTACAATGGCTGGCATGcaggaaaaagggagggatatATGTGATCAGTCAAGAATGCAGCTATTTTGCCCAATTTGAAAGAATGTAGATATGGACAGTGCCAAAGAAGGTCTGATCATTCTGATATCTACTTACAGTACACTCTCCAGTTCCCTTGCTGGGTCATTCTGGCTTAAatctaccatttaaaggaacactacataatatttttactataaaattacagcttgggAATCAtcatgatgcttcactgacctgtaatagggagaatagagcctctgtgatTTCTAGGCTGggcacagcactgcagagactgcactacttttggaggaaggtaggagCAGCAGGCCAGTGGCAGAGGGAATAGGTCGACATGGAAACGGGTACTAATTTTATATTCATACATCTGCATGTGCTGAACAATGCAAAGGTGTAGGCTGTGTTGGAAATTGGgtcctattcactatatagtgcatgATTTTGAGGTTCCCTCATTTTAGCATGGTGTTTGAAAATGCAGTGCACAACATGCAGTGCACTCagacaatcccacaatgcactgcaataaGTGTATGACAAATGCTTTTTGGTAGATAAAAGATACCACATAACACATTGCGTTTCTggcaaaacatgttttttgctaataaacaaaaaacaaacaaacaaacaaacaaaaaaaaaaacatataggGGCTGAAATGGTTCTAccaccctcctgaattcagtttacTAAAATAGTGGAGCTACAGGTGTCTGTTAGGATTatggtgtattctccccataTTATTCtcttgagtgtgtgagtgaatgcgtgagtgtgtgttgtcctacGAACGACTGGCACCCCAGGTGATTCCTGGCAGGCTCTGGGCTcacggcgaccctgaattggataagcggttacagacaatgaatgaattaatgaataatagtgcactatggaGATGTAGGAAATAATGAGTAAGGGGCCATTTTGAGTTAGATTTACATCTTAAGCTACATTTAAGGCATTAGGAAATAATTTTTCatggaaatacattttaataatattgcttttaagaacaaaatgtatgttttattgatgaattGAGGAGGACCACATCTAatcaccttaaaaaaaaatgaacaacttAAAAGCTGCAGGATTTGCTTCACAAATGCCCAAAGTATCTTTAAATAATCCATTCATATTATCTCATATTCTTGGTTCGTATTAAAGTGGAATTCAGATCTTAAATTGGTAtatagagtgtgtgagtgaatgtgtgtgtgtgttgccctgtgaaggactggcgccccctccagggtgtattcccgccttgcacccaatgattccaggtaggctctggacccaccgtgaccctgacttggatcagcggttacagataatgaatgaatgaaattggtGTATATAGTTTTATATTATGTAGTATACCGCAAACTACACTTTGGACAGATAGATGGTGGGTTTTGACAGAATATTAATTATCTGGCCAAAGTGTGTGTCTTCAGTAGCCATGTTTACAAAAGGTATAGCAATGGtgaatgtttaaaaattgtGTGTGATGTTGCTTTAAAATCCACAGTGGGAGTGAACGACAGAGACCGTATCCTCACACGGAAGCTTGAGTGTGGAAGGTAGCAGTAGTCTCAGGTCACAGCCTGCAGACAGACGCTTGTATGACTCGAGTctccattttaatttaaaaatagtgTTACTGAGCTAACGTGAGCCAAGCTTACTGTGTTTTCTGGCTGAGGTGAGGGGgggtttgttgttttctttgaaaCGTTAGCGTTGGTTGCAGCATTAGCAGGAGGCTAACGCCAACTTTCGGTTTCAATTCACAAGCTTGTAAACAATGGTTTTACGTAAATATTTATGTAGTCTACATAAACCAGCACGGTGTAAAACGACAACATCAAGTACCGTCACGTGTTTAAAGGCTTGCTCTCCTTGCATTCACTAACGTTAACCTTGCACACTATATTTTATTGTAGTTAGTAAACGCTAAAAAAATGACAGTCATTTTGGCCCTGGATTAGGAAAAGTAACGTTACTTAGATACATCCTGTTTTTTATGTTCAATCCATCTTTGTGTTACTCTTTTGTTACAGTGAGGTTGACCTGTGTGTACAGCTGACATGGATCCTTGGCAGGAATGTATGGATTACTGTCTTGTCGTGACAAGGGATGCAGGAAAGGTTGGTGATCTAAAATGATGTATCTTCTcaatcagtgctgcagtgattcTCATGTTCATGTCCTCCTGCAGTCACAAGTAAACACCAGAGAACACCTCTCTGTTCTATTTTGCCTTAAAAATGGCTGAAGTGTAATTCTGCACCGTTTCCTTCTTTAAGTGTGTGCTCTTCTGGTTTGACagaatgtgttgtttatttttattgtaccTAGGTTTTCCAGCGATGACATTGAGGGGTTATTTCACTCTTGATacattttctattttctatttaaaatatCACATGGACAATGTTTACAGGATAAAAAAATGTTGCTGTCCAAAGTAtctcaattttttaaatttttagtATAATATGAGCATATCtctcacattgtgtgaaatttcatgaggaatggaccaatagaaatgctccaaaatgatttattaattaatttgtttgtttgtttgacatcAACAAAAAGTTGCAGGGGGAACTCCCGAGCTGGAAACCCTGAAAGGATGGACATACTGCCCTGGAGTATATCCTACTatcctaaaatgtcaaaattgACATGGTTTTAGCACAGCTCAGTtagttgtgtttaataaatgaatgtgcaactcttcctcttcctctgtgtctgtttcagatGATTCATGAAGCTCTTCAAAGAGATATAACTGTAATGGAGAAAAGCTCTCCTGTGGATCTGGTCACAGAGACAGACCAGAAGGTGGAGGAACTCATTATATCTTCCATCAAAAAGAAGTATCCCACTCACAGGTGTGTTGAAAAGGGCTGTAACTCTATACAAAAGTCACTTTTCAGTTTACTCTGGGGTGTGAAAGCATTGCAATGGGGTGCGGGGTGAGGGAGCACAAAATACATAAGGCTAATCTAtgcatttctttttcatttaattttaacagGCTCTTTTGTCTCTGTAGTGCTTTGTAGTCCCCCGGACAGAGTTATAGTCAAACAAGACTGCTACACCACTAGAGAGCTTAAGTGTAGTGACTGAACAGTGTTGACATTGTGTCAGAATCGgatgttttaatttaatacGCTTCACTACTTTTCACATGTTCACGCTCTgtctctttttgtgtgtgtgtgtgtgtgtgtgtgtgtgtgtgtgttaaccctCTCCCTCCTGCTTCCTCGTTCTGTAAGTTTTATAGGTGAGGAGTCAGTGGCTGCTGGATCTCCCAGTATTCTCACAGATAATCCCACGTGGATCATCGACCCAATTGATGGAACTACAAactttgttcacaggtgtgcaACTTTTGGAAAATGTTATAAATGCTGTAAAGTGATACGTTTTAGCAAATAccaatcaaatatatatatttttaaatctaatAAAGCCTTAAATTAGTGTTGGCAAGCCAAAGCTTTCTGAAGCACTGAGACTTTTCTCTGAACTGTACTAAAGAAAAAGGTTATTTACTTGAAGCTTCTTGACACGGTGTACACTAGCATCATCTAGTGGCCATCTAGAGGTCATTTTTACTGTATGAGGCATTGAACATATACACGCACAGATATGTGTGCTCAGACATCAGTGGTCACGTGATCATTGTAGGATGAATCAAgcattgtcttttttttgttgACACATGCCTCAAAGCTTGGGATTTAAGAGTGATATCACTCACTTAAACTTGTTTTCATAATTGAAGCACTCCACTATAAGAATAGTATCTAAAACAGGTTTTCAGGCTCAAACCCTCTCCCACAAGGAGCCAAAATACACTCACCACACCGTAAGATGTGAAGACATGTTATTTGAGGCTAGATTTATTATAGAATCAGATTGATGACATGCCATTATTAGAAGGTGGCTCTAAATAATGTGATATTTAGTTATTTTCTCATATTCTGTGTAGCACTGATTAATTTTataccaataaaataaaaagtaaaaaaaaaacttcttctCTTTGGGAATgacagtgatgtttgtttctctcCAGGTTTCCTTTTGTGTCTGTCTCCATTGGGTTTACAGTGAATAAACAGGTACGGCAGATTGTGACCCACACCCAACACCAGCACCTGCCCTTACAAATGTTCTTTGATGGAATACCTCCAACTCCTGATAGACATGCGCTTTATTAGAAAAGTAGTGGATAATATTGCAGCAAAAGGGCACAGACTACCTATTAAAATCCTGAATTTCAGATTACAAcatgtccccaaacttttgactgcaTCCACAATTCTGAGACGTGAAATAAATatgacaataataaataaaatattactttTCAAACAAGTTTTTTAACTGGTTCACAGATGGATCTGTAATAAactcagctgttttttttatagtttaaaataaagtttaaaaaattgTTACTTTGTACACAGAGCAAAATTAATATTTCTTGACTGCACCATGTGTCAGATTTGGAGACATTAGTTAATCTCAGACTACATCTCTCAATAtaatttgtcttttttgtgTCACAGATAGAGTTTGGGATTGTGTACAGCTGCTTGGAGGACAAAATGTACTCTGCTCGAAAGGGGAAAGGAGCTTTCTGTAATGGAGTTCCCATCAAAGTCTCAGGGCAACGAGGTCAGTCCCTGCACCCTGAGAGATGGGTTCCTTGAAgcaattatttttatcttttttcttCTCCAATTTATATATTGTCACAGTCTTATCAGAAACCTCAATTGAAAGTATCCCTTGATATTCATTTTTGATCGAATTACTGGAGAACATTTCAGTGTGTATGGTTTAAATTACTCATGAGCTGCTAGGGCTAATTAAATGGCCAGCTATATTCTCCAGTTTCACTGGGttatatacaccaatcagcttCAGTGTTGAAACCACTGACTGGTGAGGTGAATAtcattgattttctttttccttgGACACCATTCAATGCGTGAGGTATGACAGGCAGTTCAAGGTTTAGACTTGGACCCTAGATCTCAATCTGATCAAACGCCTGTGGGATATTCCAGAAACACAAGTCAGATCCATGTAAACCCCCTTATGAAAACTTTCAGGACTTAAAGTATCTGCTGCTAACATCTCAGTGCCAGATATCAAGTGTTAACAAGACACTTTCAGAGGTCTTGTGGAGTGTATGGATCTGTCCCAAACCTAATGAGTTGTCTACATAGACAGCATTTTACATCATAGTGTGTGCGCTTCCGACATGTAGGCTGTCCCAGTTCTTAGATGCATTAAATATGCTGCCTACTGAGACACCTTAACTGAACCATTCCTGAGCTGATAAGGCACAACTCCCATGTTTGCTGCATGGAGGGAAGCTATGCCATATCAGGCATTTAATGGCTGATGacgtacagggtgggccatttatatggatacaccttaataaaatgggaatggttggtgatattaactgcctgtttgtggcacattagtatatgggatggggggaaaacttttcaagatgggtggtggccatggtggccattttgaagtcggccattttggatccaacttttgttttttgttttttgttcccattgaaaaaacaaaagttggatccaaaatagccaacttcaaaatggctgccatgatCACCACCAATCTTGAAAAGTTCCCCCCcttccatatactaatgtgtcacaaagaggaagttaatatcatcaAACATTCCcaatttattaaggtgtatccatataaatggcccaccccgTACTTATGAAGTGACAAATATCTTACTCACCTATCACTATAAGAATGACTGCAGCTATATCTTTAAATCCGGATCCAGATTCCAGGCTTGGATTTTCAAATGACCGGCCGGTATGACACTCTAGCTGTAGCTGCTAATGTACCTTACTAGCcaaccattttaaaatccttgtCTGAAATCTTGATCTAGATTTAAAGACCTATGGACTAGAGAATGCAAAGATTACAAAAACTATTCAGAGCTTCCCATCAGTGAaactctgtgtttttaaatggtgtTAACCTTGCTTATCTCTCTTATAGACATCACCAAGTCTCTCATTCTGACTGAGATGGGCTTCAAGAACGATCCAGAACACTTCAGAATCACAATGAGCAACATTGAGAGCCTTCTTTCTGTCCCAGTTCATGGGTGAGTATAGGGCCATATCGTAGAATCATTTTAGTTTTAGCCAGTTCCCAGTGCACTAGCGGGATATCACGTCCAATTGGATATAACCCTGTCATGATTTTACTTGGTGGGCCCTAGAGAGAAGTACAATCATCAACTCtggtctctgtctgtgaggaattgtgTGGAATTCTCCCATCTTTATCACAGTAACTGGGCATTGTGAATGAAAATGATTGATTTAACAGGGTATGATGATGTGATTGTGTAGTTTGGTTATTTtcctaaaatatatacatttctaaGTGTATCAATATCTTATACTGCATTTCATGTCTTAATTTTTCAGTGGCTTAAACTGAAGATAGTAGGTAGCCATTTTGTTTATATAGTTGTGCATGTAAAAATAACTACGCTGTACTATAAATAACTTTGGCCAACCCAAACCTAATAACTGAAAGCTTCTGGATGGTGTTTACATTTTTAGTTTTAACAAGAAAAccgacaaaataaataatttaaaggttcattcattcaatgtctgtaaacgcttgtccagttcatggtctcggtgggtccagagcctacccggaatcactgtgcaCAAAGCGGGAATTTAAAGGTTAAATCTTCCTAAatccactttgtttttttagaatcCGAGCCCCTGGTAGTGCAGCAGTGAATATGTGTTTGGTGGCAAGTGGTGCAGCTGATGCCTACTATCACATAGGAATACACTGTTGGGATATGGCAGGTGGAGCA is a window of Hoplias malabaricus isolate fHopMal1 chromosome 1, fHopMal1.hap1, whole genome shotgun sequence DNA encoding:
- the LOC136668966 gene encoding ADP-ribosyl cyclase/cyclic ADP-ribose hydrolase 1-like; this translates as MISGVVFLLFFIDHVNTGPGTTPNLKQIVTGRCYEYITLIQPGFSYDCEEIWREFEEAVVRRRPCSVRVKDYQRMFWATLQTLPCDRLLFWSKTRELMHSYAAVTGSFWTLEDTLVGFMFNDLIWCGQQERERGFDFQSCPEWSACVTHPVYSLWKRASQNFAAAACGNITVLLNGSIENAFNRKSMFGSVELDNLNPRMVSYVHIKVIPNLEGPVVESCSKGSILELINVLHSRGFRLSCTDRDIALMILQCMKNPRQSSCQTCSNSLIYKNSHHH
- the LOC136669044 gene encoding inositol monophosphatase 1-like, which produces MDPWQECMDYCLVVTRDAGKMIHEALQRDITVMEKSSPVDLVTETDQKVEELIISSIKKKYPTHSFIGEESVAAGSPSILTDNPTWIIDPIDGTTNFVHRFPFVSVSIGFTVNKQIEFGIVYSCLEDKMYSARKGKGAFCNGVPIKVSGQRDITKSLILTEMGFKNDPEHFRITMSNIESLLSVPVHGIRAPGSAAVNMCLVASGAADAYYHIGIHCWDMAGGAAIITEAGGVIMDITGGPFDLMSRRLITASNREIADCIAKKIQQFPCGRDDMEN